A part of Flavobacteriaceae bacterium GSB9 genomic DNA contains:
- a CDS encoding rubredoxin, with protein MEEPYRLRINGGVLSPGELKYICEAAEALGLDAISFGSRQDIIFPEKIDESKFDEFDKIKFVKPKRDGVENIASSYVSAEILPSTSWLTSDRYLYVIEQFKHKPKLRINVTDPKQRLVPLFTGNVNFIASEHEDYWYLYVRLPEWKKTVMYPALVYSWDMDKIEHAIEDVLQEEPENIETLFELVSDAVDTNNRTVDKPLDVPFYPFPYYEGMNRIGTDRYWLGLYWRNNRYDLKFLKAMCDLCSDSKIGKISITPWKSFIVKGIPLKSKLQWEKFLGKFGINVRHSMLEMNWHLPVNDKEALNLKKYLVTNFDQNDISTYGLTFGITSFDSDTYNFTSIVIEKNKKPEAIGDFKIRDTYNLLYAKNFDPNTRKYILHVQDVDKVELPGLLMELSQLYFEQLGNERTEEEISKPLKEIVEEEVHQCSECLTVYNKAYGDVTQGIEPNTPFEDLPATYECSLCEAPKSSFEKKVLNKQV; from the coding sequence ATGGAAGAACCATACAGATTAAGAATAAACGGCGGTGTGCTTTCACCGGGCGAGCTTAAATATATTTGTGAAGCGGCAGAGGCACTTGGTTTAGATGCCATATCTTTTGGGTCTCGCCAAGATATTATTTTCCCGGAAAAAATTGATGAAAGTAAGTTTGATGAGTTCGACAAAATAAAATTTGTAAAACCCAAACGAGATGGTGTAGAAAACATTGCATCGTCATATGTGTCTGCTGAGATTTTACCCAGTACATCATGGCTTACCAGTGACAGGTATTTGTACGTTATCGAGCAGTTTAAGCACAAACCTAAATTACGTATTAATGTTACAGATCCCAAGCAGCGTTTGGTACCTTTGTTTACAGGAAATGTAAATTTTATAGCTTCGGAGCACGAAGACTATTGGTACCTTTACGTTAGGCTACCTGAGTGGAAAAAAACAGTAATGTACCCAGCATTGGTTTACAGTTGGGATATGGACAAAATAGAACATGCCATTGAGGATGTTTTGCAAGAAGAACCAGAAAATATTGAAACCCTCTTTGAACTGGTTAGTGATGCTGTTGACACCAACAACCGTACGGTAGATAAACCTTTAGATGTGCCGTTTTACCCATTTCCTTATTACGAAGGGATGAACCGAATTGGAACCGATAGGTATTGGCTTGGGCTTTATTGGCGGAACAACCGTTATGATTTAAAGTTCTTGAAAGCTATGTGCGATTTGTGTTCAGATAGTAAAATTGGTAAAATATCCATTACACCCTGGAAATCTTTTATTGTTAAGGGGATTCCTCTAAAATCGAAGCTGCAATGGGAAAAGTTTTTGGGGAAATTCGGCATCAATGTGCGCCATTCTATGTTAGAAATGAATTGGCATTTACCAGTGAACGACAAAGAGGCGCTTAACTTGAAAAAATACTTAGTGACTAATTTCGACCAAAATGATATTAGTACTTACGGTCTAACCTTTGGAATAACCAGTTTTGATAGCGATACCTATAATTTTACATCAATTGTTATCGAAAAAAATAAGAAACCAGAAGCTATTGGCGATTTTAAAATACGAGATACTTATAACCTCTTGTATGCCAAAAATTTCGACCCTAATACCCGTAAATATATTTTACATGTTCAGGATGTCGATAAGGTAGAGTTGCCTGGTTTGTTAATGGAATTAAGTCAGTTGTATTTTGAGCAATTAGGAAATGAACGTACTGAAGAGGAAATTTCAAAACCACTAAAGGAAATTGTTGAAGAAGAAGTGCACCAATGCTCAGAATGTTTGACGGTTTATAACAAGGCTTATGGCGATGTTACTCAAGGCATAGAACCTAACACGCCTTTTGAAGATTTACCTGCAACATACGAATGTTCGCTATGCGAAGCGCCCAAAAGTAGTTTTGAAAAAAAAGTATTGAATAAACAGGTTTAG
- a CDS encoding molybdopterin-dependent oxidoreductase: MVKNEVKTTCSYCGVGCGIVVKKDNNDKIFVEGDKDHPVNKGMLCSKGMNLHYVANDVSDRILYPEMRWSRSHPRERVSWDDALDRAASVFKSIIKKHGPDSVGFYVSGQSLTEEYYIANKLTKGFLGTNNIDTNSRLCMSSAVVGYKKTFGEDSVPISYEDIELADCFLITGANPAWCHPILFRRIEKRKEENPDVKIIVVDPRKTDSANFADLHLQLLPGTDVILYNAIGRCLYKRGLIDEDFINKHTEGFDNYKELIFKTSLKQASKLCGVPEKDIRKAADIIGLSKGFISMWAMGLNQSVVGTDKNVSLLNLSLITGKIGKPGSGPFSLTGQPNAMGGREVGGMANLLAVHKDLMNEEHRREVAQFWGVDKINPKPGLTATEMFDALESGKMKAVWIACTNPLVSMPNSHRIEQAMKNAKFVVVQDISHKSDTVVHADLVLPAAAWLEKEGTMTNSERRISYLPKEINAPGEARPDVEIFCDFARRMGFRGFNYNSSEEIYDEYASMTKGTNIDVSFLNYERLKTEGTFQWPVPEYRHKGTPRLFEDKQFYTPSKKAQFNLPSHIKNTSVQPNDDFPLVLTTGRIRDQWHTMTKTGKVSRLKTHYPTPVLEINPVDAYLNKIKDGDITEIKSENGIVRVRAKVTDDIKKGVVFLPMHWGKQLQSDLNRANNLTNTHVDPTSKEPDFKFTRVSVSKYKKEAEKIIIAGAGAAAFRFVQNYREYNETDEIHVFSKEPNLFYNRVLLPEYVTEELSWEQLLKIKQMELAKLNIHCHPETYITEIDKQSKSVTDSNNKSHSFDKLILATGSRAFIPKDVQIDLPGRFTMRNKRDADEFKAYLDATGLPPEEQHVVIVGGGLLGLELAAAMKHKNVKITIVQRGSRLMERQLDKVSSKLLALDVQERGIQIYFDNEVSTVFDDEDTGELNITLKSGKFITANAIVYAIGTIPNVEIARENGIVCSRGVKVNQHLQSSHPNIFAIGEIAEFNNQLFGITSAAEEQANILANFIAGDISCSYNGSVLMNILKFNDLNLCSIGEINVPENDDSYEEIIFTDIKKRYYKKCIVKDDLLVGAVLMGDKNEFAEFKTMIESKIEMAEKRNTLLRGASNNEPVIGKLVCSCSQVGAGNIEEAIAKGCTDFTELCNKTGAGLGCGSCKTEVREILHNSKVLA, from the coding sequence ATGGTAAAAAACGAAGTAAAAACAACATGTTCTTATTGTGGTGTAGGTTGTGGTATTGTGGTTAAAAAAGACAATAATGACAAAATTTTTGTTGAAGGCGACAAAGACCACCCTGTAAACAAGGGCATGCTATGCTCAAAAGGCATGAACCTGCATTATGTGGCCAATGACGTTTCCGATAGGATTTTATATCCCGAAATGCGTTGGAGTCGTTCGCACCCGCGTGAGCGTGTGAGCTGGGACGATGCCTTAGATAGAGCGGCAAGTGTTTTTAAATCCATTATAAAAAAACATGGTCCTGATAGCGTAGGTTTTTATGTATCTGGACAGAGTTTAACCGAAGAATATTATATAGCTAATAAACTTACTAAAGGGTTTTTGGGCACTAATAATATCGATACCAACTCGCGCTTATGTATGAGTTCGGCCGTTGTAGGTTACAAGAAAACATTTGGGGAAGATAGTGTGCCTATTTCATACGAAGATATTGAATTGGCCGATTGTTTTTTGATAACTGGAGCAAACCCCGCATGGTGTCACCCTATTTTATTCAGAAGAATAGAAAAGCGCAAAGAGGAAAATCCCGATGTGAAAATTATTGTGGTAGATCCCCGTAAAACAGATTCGGCGAACTTTGCAGATTTACACTTGCAATTACTTCCAGGAACTGATGTTATACTTTACAATGCCATAGGAAGATGCTTGTATAAGCGTGGTTTGATTGATGAAGATTTTATAAATAAACATACTGAGGGCTTTGACAATTACAAAGAGTTGATTTTTAAAACTTCTTTAAAGCAAGCCTCAAAATTATGTGGTGTTCCTGAAAAGGATATTAGAAAGGCGGCGGATATTATAGGGCTTTCAAAAGGGTTTATCAGTATGTGGGCCATGGGACTTAACCAGAGTGTTGTGGGTACCGATAAAAATGTGTCGTTGCTCAACCTTTCGTTGATTACTGGGAAAATTGGAAAACCAGGTTCGGGGCCGTTTTCATTGACCGGGCAGCCCAATGCCATGGGCGGTCGTGAAGTAGGAGGGATGGCGAATCTTTTAGCGGTACATAAAGATTTGATGAATGAAGAGCACCGTCGCGAAGTTGCTCAGTTTTGGGGGGTTGATAAAATTAACCCAAAGCCAGGATTGACAGCAACCGAAATGTTCGATGCACTTGAAAGCGGTAAAATGAAAGCTGTTTGGATAGCTTGTACCAACCCATTGGTAAGCATGCCAAATTCACACCGTATTGAACAGGCCATGAAAAACGCCAAGTTTGTCGTAGTTCAGGATATTTCCCATAAATCGGATACGGTCGTTCATGCCGACTTGGTTTTACCGGCTGCTGCATGGTTGGAAAAAGAAGGTACTATGACGAATTCGGAACGTAGAATTTCATATTTACCCAAAGAAATAAACGCACCGGGAGAGGCAAGACCGGATGTTGAAATATTCTGCGATTTCGCTCGTAGAATGGGCTTTAGGGGGTTCAACTATAACAGTTCGGAAGAAATATATGATGAGTATGCCTCGATGACAAAGGGAACAAACATTGATGTTTCTTTTTTGAATTATGAACGGTTAAAAACCGAAGGAACGTTCCAATGGCCAGTACCGGAATATAGACACAAAGGAACGCCGAGGCTTTTTGAAGATAAACAGTTTTATACGCCGTCAAAAAAAGCACAGTTCAATTTACCTAGCCATATAAAAAATACATCAGTACAGCCTAATGATGATTTTCCTTTGGTATTGACAACCGGAAGAATTCGCGACCAATGGCATACCATGACCAAAACAGGTAAAGTATCACGGCTAAAAACACATTACCCTACGCCTGTTCTCGAAATCAACCCTGTTGATGCGTATTTGAACAAGATAAAAGACGGCGATATTACCGAAATAAAAAGTGAAAATGGTATAGTTAGAGTACGTGCAAAAGTCACCGACGATATTAAAAAGGGCGTGGTGTTTTTGCCCATGCATTGGGGCAAACAGCTTCAAAGCGATTTAAATAGGGCTAACAATTTAACCAATACGCATGTAGACCCAACTTCAAAAGAACCAGATTTTAAGTTTACACGGGTTTCGGTTTCAAAATATAAAAAAGAGGCAGAAAAAATAATCATTGCTGGAGCTGGCGCGGCGGCTTTTAGATTTGTTCAGAACTATAGGGAGTATAATGAAACCGATGAAATACATGTGTTTTCAAAAGAACCCAATTTGTTTTATAACCGCGTATTGTTGCCCGAGTATGTAACAGAAGAATTAAGTTGGGAGCAGTTGTTGAAGATTAAACAAATGGAGTTGGCCAAGCTTAATATCCATTGTCATCCAGAAACTTACATTACCGAGATAGATAAGCAGAGCAAAAGCGTTACCGATAGTAACAACAAATCTCATAGTTTCGATAAACTGATTCTTGCTACGGGAAGTCGGGCTTTTATCCCAAAAGACGTTCAGATTGATTTACCGGGGCGTTTCACGATGCGAAACAAACGAGATGCTGATGAATTTAAAGCATATTTAGATGCTACCGGATTACCGCCCGAAGAGCAACATGTAGTTATTGTTGGAGGTGGTTTACTCGGGCTAGAGTTGGCAGCGGCCATGAAACATAAAAACGTTAAGATAACGATTGTGCAGCGTGGTTCGCGTTTAATGGAGCGGCAGTTAGACAAGGTTTCTAGTAAATTATTGGCCTTGGATGTTCAAGAACGCGGTATCCAAATTTACTTCGATAATGAGGTGAGTACGGTTTTTGACGATGAGGATACTGGCGAATTAAATATCACCTTAAAGAGTGGAAAGTTTATAACCGCTAATGCTATTGTTTATGCTATTGGAACCATTCCAAATGTTGAAATAGCCAGAGAAAATGGTATTGTTTGTAGTAGGGGCGTTAAGGTTAACCAACATTTGCAATCGTCGCACCCCAATATTTTTGCCATAGGTGAAATCGCTGAATTTAATAATCAATTGTTCGGCATTACATCGGCTGCCGAAGAACAGGCCAATATCTTAGCTAACTTTATTGCAGGCGACATCAGTTGCTCGTATAATGGTTCAGTATTGATGAACATTTTAAAATTCAATGATTTAAATCTATGTAGCATTGGTGAAATAAATGTTCCTGAGAATGACGATAGTTATGAAGAAATCATATTTACCGATATTAAAAAGCGCTATTATAAGAAGTGCATCGTAAAAGACGACTTATTGGTTGGAGCGGTTTTAATGGGCGATAAAAACGAGTTTGCCGAATTTAAAACCATGATAGAGAGTAAAATTGAAATGGCCGAAAAGCGAAACACCTTATTGAGGGGCGCTTCAAATAACGAACCCGTAATAGGTAAATTGGTATGTTCGTGTAGCCAAGTCGGGGCCGGAAATATTGAAGAAGCCATAGCAAAGGGCTGTACCGATTTTACAGAGTTGTGTAATAAAACGGGCGCCGGATTAGGCTGTGGAAGTTGTAAAACAGAGGTTAGGGAAATCCTTCATAATTCAAAAGTATTAGCATAA
- a CDS encoding type IV pili methyl-accepting chemotaxis transducer N-terminal domain-containing protein — MAKSGNSLDQRTFNKLSRLYVIALSAIAVSVIASQILIRNHLNDQQSDSSVINVAGRQRMLSQKLTKDVVSLSAEPVSEKRLLLKDKIKETLHIWEVSHHALQHGNDSLGLPKENSKVVTQKFKALNPVFDTISNATKSIIEKIENVPPLPVSAFQSDIEKVKANEDDFLAMMDDIVNQYDFEADKKVDWLRDLEIWLMGFTLLILLGEFMFIFWPTAKSVKNTLAELLSAEQRAKKMAKDADELSISKEKSIKELRALSHAMDETLLFARILPNGQLVHMGNKFSRLFKFSKFGKNTLIWNVLSTVENEQLAVEDIISKNKKTGWQGEVKATTKNGEDVWLEMAIIPFSPTEDKSQLLIIASEITERKKAQLEIERLTKQSFEEKMSQQKIISSKIIENQEKEQNRIAKDVHDGIGQMLTGLKYNLESIDAKDVEKATAKIEHLKALTSNIIKGVRTATFNLTPPELTDHGIVPAIAKLTQELTRLTGKEIVVFNKTDFNQRLDSLAEINIYRIVQEAINNAIKYADSTHIIVALSHSQNILSIVIDDNGKGFEPSKVKKIKNGDGGMGMTFMRERINYIGGRLFLNSEVGSGTRVTLNIPIN; from the coding sequence ATGGCAAAAAGCGGTAATTCATTAGACCAACGTACGTTTAATAAATTAAGCCGTTTATACGTAATAGCTTTAAGTGCCATTGCTGTTTCGGTTATTGCTAGTCAAATTCTTATACGAAATCACCTAAACGACCAACAGAGCGATTCTTCGGTAATTAATGTGGCCGGTAGGCAGCGTATGCTAAGCCAAAAACTAACAAAAGATGTGGTTTCTCTTTCAGCAGAACCTGTCTCAGAAAAAAGGTTGCTGCTAAAAGATAAGATTAAGGAAACCCTACATATTTGGGAAGTTTCGCATCATGCACTTCAACATGGCAACGACAGTTTGGGGCTGCCAAAAGAAAATAGTAAAGTGGTTACACAAAAGTTTAAGGCTTTAAACCCGGTTTTCGATACCATTTCTAATGCAACAAAGTCCATTATAGAAAAAATCGAGAATGTACCACCTTTGCCTGTTAGTGCTTTTCAATCTGACATAGAAAAGGTAAAGGCTAACGAAGACGATTTTCTTGCCATGATGGATGATATTGTAAATCAATATGATTTTGAAGCTGATAAAAAAGTGGATTGGCTCCGAGACCTCGAGATTTGGCTAATGGGCTTTACGTTACTCATCCTGTTGGGTGAATTTATGTTTATTTTCTGGCCTACGGCTAAAAGTGTAAAAAATACATTGGCTGAGTTGTTATCTGCAGAACAGCGTGCCAAAAAAATGGCCAAGGATGCTGATGAACTAAGTATTTCAAAAGAGAAATCCATTAAAGAATTGCGGGCTTTAAGTCATGCGATGGACGAAACCTTGTTGTTCGCTAGAATTTTGCCCAATGGCCAATTGGTACACATGGGTAACAAGTTTTCAAGATTGTTTAAGTTTTCAAAATTTGGTAAAAATACACTGATTTGGAATGTGCTCTCAACGGTTGAAAACGAACAACTAGCCGTTGAAGACATCATTTCCAAAAATAAAAAAACAGGTTGGCAAGGTGAGGTTAAGGCAACAACCAAAAATGGCGAAGATGTATGGCTAGAAATGGCTATAATTCCATTTAGCCCAACAGAAGATAAGTCACAGTTGCTAATAATAGCATCGGAAATTACAGAGCGTAAAAAAGCGCAATTGGAAATAGAACGGCTTACAAAACAGAGCTTTGAGGAGAAAATGAGCCAACAAAAAATAATTTCCAGTAAAATAATTGAAAACCAAGAAAAAGAACAAAATAGAATTGCCAAAGATGTCCATGACGGTATTGGGCAAATGCTAACGGGGTTAAAATATAATTTGGAAAGTATCGATGCCAAAGATGTAGAAAAGGCAACCGCTAAAATAGAGCACTTAAAAGCGCTTACATCAAATATAATAAAAGGCGTACGTACGGCTACTTTTAATTTAACACCGCCAGAGTTAACAGACCACGGTATTGTACCTGCAATAGCCAAATTGACCCAGGAGTTGACCAGGCTTACTGGAAAAGAAATTGTGGTTTTTAATAAAACGGATTTCAATCAAAGGTTAGATTCGTTAGCCGAAATAAATATTTATAGGATTGTTCAGGAGGCCATAAATAACGCCATAAAATATGCCGATTCAACGCATATTATCGTGGCATTGTCCCATAGCCAAAACATATTGAGCATTGTAATTGACGATAATGGGAAGGGCTTTGAGCCTTCAAAAGTGAAAAAAATAAAGAATGGCGATGGCGGCATGGGAATGACTTTTATGCGCGAACGTATAAACTATATTGGAGGGCGCTTGTTCCTTAATTCTGAGGTAGGTAGTGGGACGCGTGTAACTCTTAATATCCCAATAAATTAA
- a CDS encoding MFS transporter: MKVTKGANKTLFINTLSFTFCFAAWLLNGILVTFLVDNQVFNWSAVEIGWLIGIPVLTGAIFRLPAGVLTDKLGGKPVFTGLLLLCAVPMYLLSFANGFWSFALCSLGFGIAGASFAVGIAFSSIWFPKEKQGLALGIFGAGNAGAAITTLIGPKLLDVLTDGKTNLEGWRDMPKIYAAFLVLMAIVFFFSTKNKKPASSTKSLAGMMQPLKSVRVWRFGLYYFLVFGCFVAFAGWLVPYYTNVYALDLATAGLLASCFSLPSGVIRAFGGWLSDKFGARKVMYWVLGASLVFSATLIIPRMDIYAAGKGVMAKSSGVVTDVTSTYIELEGKKYPLKGKTDKLASLENDFNIFPVKESWQQAVVKKGDMVKKKELIAEGKTHIYFQANLWIFAIIAIIIGSVWGIGKAAVYKHIPDYFPEEVGVVGGMVGVLGGLGGFFCPIIFGYLLEGTGLWSSCWILMFLLSAICLIWMHRVVQRMVNKATPQLVNKFEKSID; this comes from the coding sequence ATGAAAGTGACAAAAGGAGCTAACAAAACGTTGTTTATTAATACATTATCTTTTACGTTTTGTTTTGCTGCATGGCTATTGAACGGAATATTGGTAACTTTTTTAGTAGACAATCAAGTATTTAACTGGAGTGCTGTAGAAATAGGTTGGCTAATAGGTATCCCCGTGTTAACCGGTGCAATTTTTAGATTACCAGCAGGTGTTTTAACCGATAAATTGGGTGGTAAACCTGTTTTCACGGGACTTTTACTACTCTGTGCTGTCCCTATGTACTTGTTGTCTTTTGCTAATGGATTTTGGTCGTTCGCGCTCTGTAGTTTAGGATTTGGTATTGCGGGGGCTAGTTTTGCAGTAGGTATAGCTTTTTCATCAATTTGGTTTCCTAAAGAAAAGCAGGGCTTAGCTTTAGGCATTTTTGGTGCCGGGAATGCCGGTGCGGCCATTACGACTTTAATTGGACCTAAACTTTTAGATGTTCTAACCGATGGAAAGACGAACCTTGAAGGATGGAGGGATATGCCTAAGATTTATGCTGCTTTTTTAGTGCTCATGGCTATAGTGTTTTTCTTTTCAACAAAAAATAAAAAACCAGCATCAAGTACCAAGAGTTTAGCTGGTATGATGCAGCCGCTAAAGAGTGTGCGTGTTTGGAGATTTGGATTATATTACTTTTTGGTTTTTGGGTGTTTTGTTGCTTTTGCTGGTTGGTTGGTGCCATATTACACTAATGTATATGCATTGGATTTAGCTACCGCAGGACTTTTGGCATCATGTTTTAGTTTACCGTCCGGTGTTATTAGAGCTTTTGGTGGGTGGTTGTCCGATAAATTCGGAGCTCGAAAAGTGATGTATTGGGTGCTTGGAGCTTCATTAGTTTTTAGTGCTACTCTAATTATTCCAAGGATGGATATTTATGCTGCTGGCAAAGGTGTAATGGCTAAATCTTCTGGAGTGGTTACCGATGTAACATCAACTTATATTGAATTGGAAGGAAAAAAGTATCCGCTTAAAGGTAAAACCGATAAGTTGGCATCTCTTGAAAACGATTTCAATATTTTTCCTGTTAAAGAATCTTGGCAACAAGCCGTAGTGAAAAAAGGTGATATGGTTAAAAAGAAAGAATTGATTGCAGAGGGAAAAACGCATATATATTTTCAAGCAAACCTTTGGATATTTGCAATTATAGCCATTATTATAGGCTCTGTTTGGGGGATAGGTAAAGCCGCAGTTTATAAACATATTCCGGATTACTTTCCGGAAGAAGTTGGTGTTGTAGGTGGTATGGTTGGTGTTCTAGGTGGATTGGGAGGCTTCTTTTGTCCAATAATATTCGGTTACCTTTTAGAGGGTACGGGCCTTTGGTCGAGTTGTTGGATTTTAATGTTTTTACTATCGGCAATTTGTTTAATCTGGATGCATAGGGTTGTACAAAGAATGGTTAATAAAGCAACACCTCAATTGGTCAATAAATTTGAGAAAAGTATAGATTAA
- the moaA gene encoding GTP 3',8-cyclase MoaA gives MKKDLKILEDKFGREHTYLRISLTERCNLRCTYCMPEEGIPLSPKSHLMTYEEIYDIAKTFVKHGVNKIRLTGGEPLVRKDLPVILEKLATLPVELSITSNAVIIDKFIDVLKTTGVNKINVSLDSLDINKFKHITRRNDFKKVYDNILLLVKEGFTVKVNAVLMKSFNDNEIINFIKFTKDLPVSVRFIEFMPFDGNKWDMSKMVSYAEVMKHVNSAFSKNDIVRLQDAPNDTSKNYKIKGYKGSFAVISSVTNPFCDSCNRLRLTANGQLKNCLFSSSESDLLTSFRTGKPIEPIIKKAVLAKLKMRGGMDTLKKLKEPKRHNNNRSMIAIGG, from the coding sequence ATGAAGAAGGATTTAAAAATATTAGAAGATAAATTTGGCAGGGAGCACACCTATTTGCGTATTTCGCTTACCGAACGTTGCAACCTGCGATGCACCTATTGCATGCCCGAGGAAGGCATTCCGTTGTCACCAAAAAGTCACTTAATGACTTACGAGGAAATTTACGATATCGCCAAAACCTTTGTAAAACACGGTGTTAATAAAATTAGATTGACAGGCGGAGAACCCTTGGTTAGAAAAGACCTTCCCGTTATTTTAGAAAAATTGGCCACCCTTCCCGTGGAGCTTTCCATAACTTCGAATGCGGTGATTATCGATAAATTTATTGATGTTTTAAAAACGACCGGTGTCAATAAAATTAACGTTAGCCTAGATTCGCTCGATATAAATAAATTTAAACACATTACCCGCCGCAACGATTTTAAAAAAGTTTATGACAATATTTTACTATTGGTAAAAGAAGGCTTTACTGTTAAAGTGAATGCCGTTTTAATGAAAAGCTTCAACGATAATGAAATTATCAATTTTATAAAATTCACTAAAGATTTACCCGTTTCGGTTCGCTTTATTGAATTTATGCCTTTTGATGGCAATAAATGGGATATGAGCAAAATGGTGAGCTATGCTGAAGTTATGAAGCATGTGAACAGTGCATTCTCTAAAAACGATATTGTCCGATTGCAAGACGCTCCAAACGACACATCAAAAAACTATAAAATAAAAGGTTATAAGGGCAGTTTTGCAGTTATCAGCTCCGTTACCAATCCGTTTTGCGATTCCTGCAACAGACTGCGTTTAACGGCCAACGGACAATTAAAAAACTGTTTGTTTTCTTCTTCAGAATCTGATTTATTGACATCTTTCAGAACAGGAAAACCCATTGAGCCCATCATTAAAAAAGCGGTTCTAGCTAAATTAAAAATGCGTGGGGGCATGGATACACTTAAGAAATTAAAAGAACCCAAGCGTCATAACAACAACCGTAGCATGATTGCTATTGGAGGCTAA
- a CDS encoding DUF4202 domain-containing protein, translating into MKPTRFETAIALIDEKNRQDTNTYDVFGIKYPKELLYSQRMTRKLLRFEPNASKALQIAARAQHICRWKIARDEYPMDRVGYLKWRETLKKMHAELTAEILNQVGYDDQFIERVSFLINKKLIKKNEESQALEDTICLVFLDYYFEEFAQKHEDEKVIDILKKTWVKMSDKGHAEALKLPFSEKGLALVKQAIS; encoded by the coding sequence ATGAAACCAACCAGATTTGAAACCGCCATAGCTTTAATAGATGAAAAAAACCGTCAAGATACCAATACTTACGATGTTTTTGGTATAAAATATCCAAAAGAACTGTTGTATTCGCAGCGTATGACCCGGAAGCTTTTGCGGTTTGAGCCTAACGCTTCAAAAGCATTGCAAATTGCAGCACGCGCACAGCATATTTGTCGTTGGAAAATTGCCAGGGATGAATATCCAATGGACCGCGTGGGGTATTTAAAATGGCGAGAAACCTTAAAAAAAATGCATGCTGAATTAACTGCCGAGATATTGAATCAAGTTGGTTATGACGATCAGTTTATAGAGCGTGTTTCGTTTTTAATAAACAAAAAACTCATAAAGAAAAATGAAGAGTCCCAAGCGTTGGAAGATACCATTTGTTTGGTTTTTTTAGATTATTATTTTGAGGAGTTTGCCCAAAAACACGAAGACGAAAAAGTAATTGATATTTTAAAAAAAACCTGGGTTAAAATGTCTGATAAGGGGCATGCGGAAGCGCTAAAATTGCCCTTTTCGGAAAAAGGTTTGGCACTCGTAAAACAGGCGATATCCTAA
- the nirD gene encoding nitrite reductase small subunit NirD, with product MQDILEQYKTVAEPDVKEWFKVGLIEDFPQNSGACIKYKTKQIAVYNFTRTGKWYATQNLCPHKMEMVLSLGMIGDKDGIPKVACPMHKKNFSLEDGSNLGGEDLKIATYPVKIEKGNVYIGFSD from the coding sequence ATGCAAGATATTTTAGAACAGTACAAAACGGTGGCCGAACCAGATGTAAAAGAGTGGTTTAAAGTAGGTTTGATTGAAGATTTTCCACAAAATAGCGGGGCTTGTATAAAGTACAAAACCAAGCAGATAGCGGTTTATAATTTTACCAGAACGGGCAAGTGGTACGCCACGCAAAATTTGTGTCCGCATAAAATGGAAATGGTTCTGTCCTTAGGTATGATAGGCGATAAAGATGGTATTCCTAAAGTGGCCTGTCCCATGCACAAAAAGAATTTTTCGTTGGAAGACGGAAGTAACCTTGGTGGCGAGGATTTAAAAATTGCAACTTATCCTGTTAAAATTGAAAAAGGAAATGTGTATATTGGCTTTTCGGATTAA
- a CDS encoding response regulator transcription factor, which translates to MKDVINVILADDHVLVRDGIRALLEDQSGIVVIDEASNGKEALEIVEKNKPNVLIVDIRMPEMNGIEVVGEINKRHKDVKTLVLSMHDSEEYVVKAIEAGADGYLLKGASKEEFLKALNNVASGGKYFTGDVSAIIMNNFVNGNTNTATTQISKKEPKEMPFKLTRREKQILDLVLQLKNNKDIAEELQISKRTAEVHRFNLMKKLEVKNLMELTNKAKEYDLV; encoded by the coding sequence ATGAAAGACGTTATTAATGTAATTCTTGCTGATGACCACGTTTTGGTTAGGGATGGTATTCGGGCGCTTCTAGAGGATCAATCAGGTATTGTTGTAATCGATGAGGCTTCCAATGGAAAAGAGGCTTTAGAGATAGTGGAAAAGAACAAGCCAAACGTGTTGATTGTCGATATTAGAATGCCAGAGATGAATGGAATCGAAGTTGTTGGTGAAATTAATAAACGTCATAAGGATGTAAAAACGTTAGTATTGTCCATGCACGATTCTGAAGAATATGTTGTTAAGGCCATTGAAGCTGGGGCTGATGGTTATTTGCTAAAGGGGGCTAGCAAGGAAGAATTTTTAAAAGCTCTGAACAATGTGGCTTCGGGTGGTAAATATTTTACAGGAGACGTGTCTGCCATAATCATGAATAACTTTGTAAATGGAAATACAAATACCGCGACCACCCAAATCTCCAAAAAGGAGCCTAAAGAAATGCCTTTTAAGTTAACGAGGCGAGAAAAGCAAATTCTTGATTTAGTACTTCAATTGAAAAATAATAAAGATATAGCCGAAGAGCTACAAATCAGCAAGAGAACCGCCGAAGTGCATCGCTTTAATCTCATGAAAAAGCTTGAGGTGAAAAATTTAATGGAACTCACTAATAAAGCAAAAGAGTACGATTTGGTCTAG